Part of the Bacillus andreraoultii genome is shown below.
AAGACTTGTATTTTGCGCAAAGTCTTGCAATAAGCACGAGACGTGTCGTTTATTACAAATATGATGGGTATAAACGAACATACAAATATACAAATGTATATGGTGATATCTTCATAGAAAGGAAAGTACCTGATGGTGTTACTATTTCCCATGGTCATTTATCAAATTTCCGTATTAATGGACTTGGAAATGTAAGTTCGTTTGGAAATATATGGGTTCAGGTAAATAAGAAGAAATATCGAATATTTATTAGTATAGGGAGTGGCCGGTTTGAAATATTTGAATATAGTTCGTAATCAAGTAGGTTCAATTTATCTCGAACTTTTATTAGCCTTTTTCATTTGGCTAATCATACTCTCTACGGTTATTCCCTCCCTTTTACATTCAATAATAAATAGAAAAGAAGTCATGATTGATCATATGGGCAATCAAATCGTATCAAGACAATTTCAGAAGGTAGTTTATAATCAACCAGTTGATCCAGAGATTACTGTAGATAATTACTCGACTTATTATACGGTAGTAAATGAAAGTACGGAGGGAATGAAAGAAATTTGTGTGCATTATGAGACTCAAAAGGGGAAAAAGAAGAAGTGCCGTGTGCTTACTAAAAACTGAATCCGGCTATACATTAGTCGAAATGTTACTTAGTTTATCGATTTTCACAATTATTATTACCTTTATAGTTAGTATGGTCCCATTATTGCGATATCATTTGTATTCACCTGAAATAACCGATCAGATGCAATGGGAAATGTTTTTAAATCAGGCGAAAAGAGAAATCTGGGAAGGTGATAAAATAATGCTTTCCATTGTTCCGGATCGTATCTTAATTTGGAAAGGTGAAGAACTAATCATTTATGAACGATATATTGATCGGATTAGAAGAAGAGTAGATGGACGAGGTCATCAATTAATATTATTTAATATTCGGAGCTTTCGATATGAAGAAATTGAGCAAGGGATTAAATTCATTGTTACACATCAAAATGGAAAAAAATATGAAGGTGAAATATTCTTCCCGCAAGAGATACCAATTACTTACAGTATGCAATGAAAGAGGTTTTATTCTACCGTTCACATTATTTCTATTTTTTCTTTTTATGACTATATTGTTGTATTCCACTAATAAATATGTTGTGGAAAAGCAAGTGTTCAATCATATAAATGAAATGTATAGGTTAGAATCACTATTATTACTTGGATTTCAAGATGTTGAACAGGCATATGAGAATAATGAATTAGAAAAAACAGGGATGTTCAATTATGATGTCGGCTATGTAAAATATACGGTAAAAAAAGATTTGAAGACGAGATTACTAATTAGTTTTGAATGTTATACCGATAATAAAGGCGAACTATTTATGGATCTATATTTAGATATAAAGTCAAAGGTAGAAGAAGAAAATCCTGAGGAGGAAGTTGAGAGAGAAGGTGAGTTAGATTCAGAATTAAGCGACGAGATAAGTGATGGGAATAGTAGTGATGATGTAGAAGAGGAGATGACAACGATTTCCGAAATAAATGGGGAATCGAGAAAAAATTTAGATTGAACCCAATTCCTTGTATTATTCAATGAAATAATTGGTTAACCTATTATTGTAAGAGTTTATTGGTAATGTCAAAAGTTCTATGAAAAACGGATAAGCAAACAAGATTTATTCCGAAATAAGGTGGAGAACCGTCGCCATTTGCCCTTGACAAACACGCCGATGGTTTAAGTTAGGTGTAACAAGGGTGAAGGGAACTAAATTAAGGCATGACAAATACGCCCTTGTTTTCCGAAAATTTTAAACCATCGGCTAGTTCGGTTTGTCAAGGGTTCGCTTCGCCAAATGGCTGGTTTGAATGTTAAACCATTCAAGGGCTCAGCTAAAGCTAAATTTAGGCAGCTTGTATTTCTAGAAGCCATTGTTGAGCGAGTTCAATCATTTTTGTCCAACGTGCCGGCATGTGTGGCAATTTGGAGAGTTCTGGGATCATAACTGGCACTTTATTCTCCAGTGAAGCATGTGGCCTGAGAAAGTTAAAATATGCCACGAATAAAGTCACATAGGATACCGATCCCTTTTCTGAACCAAACCCATGTGTAGCCTTATAATTACCCTTAAAAGTACGATTGAGTCTCTCAATAATTTGTTTAAGCGGTCGATATTCCGTTGAAACAGGATCCTCATTGGTTAATCCAATGACTTGCTTCACATCAAAGTGGATATCGTGCTGGGCAAAGAAGTGTTGAGCCAAAAGGTAAATAGGATTCCCATCGACCACAAAAGTAAGATCTTCTGGAATCTCTTTTAGCTTAAGCAATACTTCATCAATGGCTAATACAGCTGCCTGTGTATCTCGGTTTGGTGAAACAGGATACGACAAAATAATCTTTTTTACGGTATCAAAGAAGAAGAACAAGTAATTCCAACGTCCACTCACACGGATATACGTTTCATCACCGCAAAATTGATTGGAAAGCTCATACGGATAATGGTCGATAAACGGTTTCATTATGAGCGCGACACTGTTTTCGTAGTTTAAAATACTTTGGTGAGAAATAGAAACTCCGTGAATATCATTCATAATGGCCGCGGTTTTGCGCGCTGATAAGCCGTAGTTTACGTGATAAGTCAAAATAAGTCCCAGTGTATGCGGAGACACGTACAATTTCGATAAATCTACTTTCGGTAACTCTGGAGACTCTTTCGACAGTGGCTTATAGTCGAACTTAAACAGGCGAAATATATAGCGCATTTTGAACGCTTGTGGGTCTTTTTTGAACGGTTTCTTCTCTTCTTTCGAAAGACCTTTTAACTTCTTTTGGTAGTAAGAACATTGATTATTTTTACACTTGAAAACATCAAAATCTTTTCGTTCTTTTATCTTTTCAAGTGTTTTTGAACAGTGAGGACATCGTAAAATGGCCTCTTTCAAATAACGATTCTTTTCGCTAAACAAACACGCACACACTTTACATTGATATTGTCCTTTATCTCCATTATTTGCATAAAGAAAATCAGAAGGAGCACCACACTTTGGACAATTCAAATGAGAAGGCACACAAACTTTGGCGTTTTTATGTCTACGAACCGGTTTTAATGGTTTCCCGTGTTTTTCTAGAAAATCATTAAGTAGTTCTTGATAATCAAGCTTTTCAAGTGTTTCAACAATCGGAAGCTCATCCACCTGTAGTTTTCGA
Proteins encoded:
- the comGF gene encoding competence type IV pilus minor pilin ComGF, whose product is MCLLKTESGYTLVEMLLSLSIFTIIITFIVSMVPLLRYHLYSPEITDQMQWEMFLNQAKREIWEGDKIMLSIVPDRILIWKGEELIIYERYIDRIRRRVDGRGHQLILFNIRSFRYEEIEQGIKFIVTHQNGKKYEGEIFFPQEIPITYSMQ
- a CDS encoding DDE-type integrase/transposase/recombinase — protein: MYPQLLTYLFEFIKYQDETIKILQTLLIGKSMFDKPEEKPISKPYRKLQVDELPIVETLEKLDYQELLNDFLEKHGKPLKPVRRHKNAKVCVPSHLNCPKCGAPSDFLYANNGDKGQYQCKVCACLFSEKNRYLKEAILRCPHCSKTLEKIKERKDFDVFKCKNNQCSYYQKKLKGLSKEEKKPFKKDPQAFKMRYIFRLFKFDYKPLSKESPELPKVDLSKLYVSPHTLGLILTYHVNYGLSARKTAAIMNDIHGVSISHQSILNYENSVALIMKPFIDHYPYELSNQFCGDETYIRVSGRWNYLFFFFDTVKKIILSYPVSPNRDTQAAVLAIDEVLLKLKEIPEDLTFVVDGNPIYLLAQHFFAQHDIHFDVKQVIGLTNEDPVSTEYRPLKQIIERLNRTFKGNYKATHGFGSEKGSVSYVTLFVAYFNFLRPHASLENKVPVMIPELSKLPHMPARWTKMIELAQQWLLEIQAA
- the comGD gene encoding competence type IV pilus minor pilin ComGD, whose product is MIKINFKLSNCRIAYKEAGFTLIEVLLIMFVIVVMLISLPPLFKSVQNTIEEKNFLQQYEEDLYFAQSLAISTRRVVYYKYDGYKRTYKYTNVYGDIFIERKVPDGVTISHGHLSNFRINGLGNVSSFGNIWVQVNKKKYRIFISIGSGRFEIFEYSS
- the comGG gene encoding competence type IV pilus minor pilin ComGG; the protein is MTILLYSTNKYVVEKQVFNHINEMYRLESLLLLGFQDVEQAYENNELEKTGMFNYDVGYVKYTVKKDLKTRLLISFECYTDNKGELFMDLYLDIKSKVEEENPEEEVEREGELDSELSDEISDGNSSDDVEEEMTTISEINGESRKNLD